Part of the Lampris incognitus isolate fLamInc1 chromosome 1, fLamInc1.hap2, whole genome shotgun sequence genome is shown below.
gagatcagtcattgtcatcacttgaggattgccaaaaagctccatcctgatgaagaggaacagctcattgtatgccttattcacagcagcttcatactgggctgcagcatcatcatcttcattgctggcaacctctcctttggaaacctcttctttggtgtaaagtctatagcatgacctgtggtagtgcccttcagctgctacaaggtctctactcacaatggcaaggattctgctgtcccttttctttgtggctgcactcctgatctttgcatcagctcgcagttctcgacactgcaccagtacttctctcgtattctgtctcttggaatatttgctgtttttctgacaaaatatgcactctgcatcataagtcctagatgtacttggagcatgtcgagctactctcttagattgtttctcttcagcagagacacaacttttcttttcttttgcaaggaggccatcaagaatttgcttcatagtgaagatactgcgacactttctgtggtagtagattgctggaatctgtccctcaggaatgtcttttgccagtttcaaaactggtgcatgattttgtatctgagctgccctgagcagagttctccatgagtcgacactttgtagtgaaaccagcttatctgtatcatcagaacagtggataatgcactccacccgtgggcgctttggtattgggtaaaaacttgcttgttcaccagtggccatattcagtcagttttcacctgccacatacaaacaaatacatgtaacttaggtgtatgaccactactaaaacaaagtttactttgcttcaccagcgtcatattaccattatttatcttacatagccacaaatagatacattacctagttgctatgcaacagctgtattttgtccacatgaggccgctaaaatcaacacaagatgaaagttcctcgtagccactttaactaatcatattaacatatacattaaaagaacatgctaacattatgggaaattagcttacaatcttctccagagtgagacaagaagatagataccagtttcctctatatgtgtttagtagaaagctatctggctgcacgttagcctagcttagaacaatgaatggaagtacacagtactggttatccttggttgttggccaactaagaactgtcccagagtttaagctaggctaatcagtaccaggggtgttgaaatgctatatttgtaaaaatctgggcaaatacacaatcgtgagaggcacagaaacaggtttcctgaaagaaaaatgaaatagctgctgatttggaaaggttatcatgtattattttacttctgttagtgtaccaaataaaatggcaccagtgaagttgtgtcaccttgggtgatatcgatatctggtctgacccatggactaactggctttggtctagttagtttcttagtaataatgcccttctaatttaaggttcacaatcacctcacacaatgaaatagtatgggtatattatacatttcctgaatctttacagtccagtttttgtgttttgtgtccctgatattcctagatgccacagggctaaaagaaagtatatagtttaggcgaacattgcagaaagatgtgtgttattgacgggttgaagagctcaagtgacctctatatttttgagaaatatccacaacagggcttgaatgaaagctaagaaggtcccctttaaaatgataccaaagacaatattatagaacattgaaaaatgtcctgaccatgaggctaaaccaggatatgcaccagcgtctaaaatgcaatttactttagggggtggttaacttcatgagctgataactgtgatacagctgccactcaggaatggttatcataccaaaatatcatctacagacatggatcctttcaaaaattataagtaagttttgccaccttgagtgtaccgaaataggaaattttgggctctggcccatggactaatactaTTATGAAACGATTACAGGCATGATGGTGAAGCTCTTTATGGCTCGCTGCTAAAGCTGTTtttcattagtagtttacagaattGTGAAGCTATCCAATGAAGCTTGACTGACAGACTTCCCCAAACAAATCTATGTTGTGTCAGAATCAAAGCTTTCCGTCCATTCTTTAAATTATTTGGATCATGTGCTTAGTTTTGCATGTTTCTTCAAAATAGTTTGGGGGTAACACCAAACTCTGGTGCAGCCATTCTGTCCAGACGGCCCACGCAAAATCCACAGCCATGCATGTTACCATGGTAACTACTGTTACCCTTTCACATGTAGGTACCGTAAAGCCAGGTTGCAGCAGATCTCTTTTCATGACAAGCGTTTATTTTTAACTGTCGACTGGTACAGGGACGATATGCTGCCATTTAGTATTGGCCTCCAGAATAAATAAATCAAAGGGTACTTTTAAAAGAAGCAAAAAATAACTTCAATACCCCAAGGATTGGTTCTTTGAGGCGATTTGAGACTGCTGGACTCCTCTAAAGTGCAGAAGGAAGAAAGTTAGAACTATGGCTACTtccatttcttttctctctcgctcactctcgctcttgctctctctctcacccatgtCTCTCTGACAAGCCCTCCCGTCACTCAGCCCcgtcccccaacacacacacacacacacatacacacacacacattttcaatgaAGTAATGAATGTCGCCCTTTTggattgtgtaaaaaaaaaatttaaatgaagaaaaaaaaatcatcaccttCAAAGCCGCTCTGAGTGCCTGAATCTAAATTTGGCCAGATCATCAAAGATGCTGATGGGACACGAGCCTGCAGCGAGACGTTCTCCAACAACAGATTAACTACGACTCTGACAAACTGCCATCGTGTCAAGTTGACAATACTTTGGTCTCATGTCCCTTTTTAAACATAAAGTATTCCAAAGTGAAAACAGTGCTACATTGTATTGGCATAAACACAGGATCCTTCAGGCATGATGccttttgatgtaaaaaaaaaaaatcagatagtTAAACCCCCCCATCAGTGAATTGTTTCGTTTGTTTTGAGAAATATGGGATTCTCAGCCTGAATGACAGGTGACATGTTGAGagtaagggatttttttttcatcatagGTTTACATCCACTGGCACTGAGTCAGACACCCTCAGTGGAATACACTCCATACAGCGGTTTAGCAGATTGGTCCTCTTACACTCGACTGACTCCCATACATGACAGATTCAGGACTCTATAAATGAATAATAACATTGATGTACATGTTTAAGAGGTGAGGCAGTCAGGGTACTCCACCTTATTGTGTGGCGGGAACAATAGATGAAAGATATGCACGATTTTTTGCACAAGAATTTTTTTGCACAAACAATCTTCTTTTGTAGATTCGGGCCCCGTGAGGTAATTGGGAGGGGAAACTCTACGGCCATAACAACTTCATGTGGAGGGCAAATGGCGAGATTTCAAACATAATTTATGTGTTCAAGCTCTCTTAGAATTcgaaataaaacaaacatggaTTTTGCCAAAGAGTttgaggtaacactttagtatggggaacatattctaagtaaaaaaacttaattactagtgaattagtaatgatcaagatgtcactttagtatggggaacatattctaagtaacaaaaacttaatttagagtaatttaacactattaacacttgtacttctgtgttttgttatgtaagaacagaccatattcattacgtgttagtaagggagaataactcttcttgtggtactaccaccttataaagtccatactaagcaaagcatattgagatggtactactaataagcaataattctgaggttatagagggaaaactcatagttaatggcttactggttgtataataaggccatgcagaatacggcattaataagtgcttaataaagaccaatgaagagccaatatgttgctaatttgcatgctaatacgcacctaattaatggtgtatatgttccccatactaaagtgttaccgagttTAAGTATCTAATGCAAACTGTGGATTAAGTCCTGGCTTCAGTGAAAAGTTATTCTAGCGAGCTGTTTCTAATTCCTGAGACGGTCTCTTCGCCCCCATGACCCCCACccaagaaagacaaacaaaagcATTCCCAACACTGAGGGAAATTTGTGCTTCTTGGTGGGCCATTCAATTAATAGCCAAATAATAATTGAGTTACTTAATAATAAAAATGACAACGATTAATCTAAATGACCACCTGTATAAAGAAAGTTGTGGTGAAGCAAATGTAAGCCCATTAACCAAAGACCAAATTTGGACTGAATAACTTTGTCACAAAGCCTATCTGAAGCCCATCATGTAGAGAGACAAACTATTATTATGGAAGTAAAATCAAccaattgttttttttccctccgttAGTGGTGGAAACGATTTAGGTGGTctaatttagaaaaaaaactgTATTGCTGTGAACTGTATTGCTGCCAACTCCGGCAAACACAAGTAGTTATCCGTCATACTGATCTATGCACCAGCCCATCTCAACAGCATGACAAGCAAGTGCAACCAACAAAAAGGCATTATTGTCACACACTGAATGCATCAAGACATAGTGGATATTGCAACATCAAAATCCAGTAAGAAATCAAATACAAAATAATAATTTTACCAAAAGTCTTACCTGGATGAAAACTCACTCAGAATGGAAGAAACCACATGGTAAAGGTGAGATGATCCAGCCCGTGTCAAGCTCTCTTGACTTCTCCAGCGATGTGGAAGCCTATGACCAGAGATTCTCCAACCCCACCCAGTCTTACAAATGGCAACATCCCACCCTGCACATACAGAGGCAGTCATTGGATGCTCCACTTATTACACAAACgttcaaagttttttttcccaagcTTTCATTTACTcaggaaaggttttttttttttttgctgagctaTTGTCCTCTCTCAAAGTATCAGCCCAACTCACAAACATACAGTTACACACCTGGAGGGTCTTCTGCTGTTGTCTATTCAACTGCTTTACACTTGACACATCTTAATATTTTAATCAGGTGATCAAGTGATAACCATCAATGTTAATTTGAAATAGCAACAACATAGTATTAAGATGGTTAGTCCACTACGAATCCCTGATTTTGAAAAAGTGACACAGGCTCTTACAAAACTACAGATGTCAAATTATAGTCCTGTTTACAGAATAACAGAGGAATTTAAGATGATTAAGTGATTCAGCCAAATATAAACATatacaaaaatataaaataatatacAAACACAGCACTGCACACAATGCAAAGTAATGCATAATTTATGTATATAACCTGGTGGAAATTAACTTTCATTAAAAAAAGACCGAGACCTTTAAAAGATAAGGTGATGTTAAGTATACAAGAGGACCATACTAGTAACATTAATGTCCAAAATGCTaatgtttgtatgtttgcacaCTTGACTAACTTTAAATTTGGAATATGATTTAGGTAATCCAGACAACATAGCACAACCCCATCACTGGTTTTTGGTCAGTGGCATCCCAGTAAACTACAGAGAACGCTGTACATATTCTCTGGGCTTTCCTCTCGGTGTACTTGTGGGAACATGCTAGGAACAATCTGCCTGATTTCTCTACAAAATATCGTGCTAGTGCACGGAAGTATGAACAGCCCCTTCTCTTAGTGCCATGCCCTGAATGCAATATGATAAATAATACAAGAGGACAGACTTCCACATACATGGAAGCAGCGACAAGGAATATCAGAGGGATCAAATATTGAAGAGTCTTTATTCCCTGTAGAGACCATGTCTACATTTGCCCCATCTTGTACCTCAAAACAGTGTCAATATAGACCTATGATGTACAACGAAGAAAACTATTCTaataaaaatcaaacaaaacatatATTTGCATACAGCATATTTATTGTACTTTGATAGCAGAATGAATAATATATGGGTTGTTCAAGTCCTACAGATTAAGCCTTCCACGTGAGCAACCCTGGTTCTTTGTTGTTCCATCTGGAAGCTGAGGCCTTGGCCAGAAGACTGCCCATCCTCAAATGCAGTCTCCCAGATCTTTATCATCACTTTCCCAGATACTGAATCAGTCTCCTTAAATCGGGCAGTGACAGAGATGGGGGCTCTGATGGCTTCAACTCctgttgaaaaaaacaaaatgatAAAGCATCAATGTCAACCAAAAATATGTGCCTGATCCATATAGGATTCTAGGAATCAATACTGTGGGAAGGAAATCAAAGATATACAATGCAGGCCTATGCATAGATAGTATTCTCTTCCACAAGCAGTATTATACATAGAACTTAGAATGCTCTGGATGCAACACAATATGGATAAATCATGTAAGGCTTGTCGTGGCTACTGGGTacgtgcccccccacccccgctcatCCACGCCTTTCTTCCATCACGTTCACCAACCCCTGCAGTATAGCTACCCTGGCTCTTCACCAATTCATCGCCAGATTGTTGCCTGAGCTACAGTTGGTAGTGAAATGCTTCAGGCCTCTCTAATTAGTTAGAGATTATTCCTGGTGCTTTATTTACCTGTTTTTCCCATGTTATACTGTACTAATCGCCGTCTCCTCCCGTGCCCAGGGGCATCTCTCACTTgcttatctgtctgcctgcctttgcCAGCAATCTCCCCTCTTGTTTTGCCATCATTCCCCGCTTCCTTTCGTTAATAAATCCATCTAATTTATTTACCTTCAAGTCTATGTCTGCACTTGAGTCCACTCTGCAAATCATGACAATGCTCATGTAAACCAATGTTTCCTCCAAAGAATGCATTGGTGAAAAATGCAAAGGAAAAAAATCTGGATTGTGTGCATCATATTTGGCGTAATATTAAATAGGAAAGTTCACTTCAGCTGGACATCCATATCACTGTTGTCATTATCAACCCTCATCATTACAGTTTTCAtggttttgttttcttcttttgctATAAATTAACATTTTCAGGGACCTGTTATGCAGCGAGCAAGTTTAATGATCCTTGGGACGAGGATCATTTTTCAAAACCCATtgcacaaatttaaaaaaacgcatgaTAATTTGGAAGGGATCATATGGATCCAGTCATTCAGAAAATGATCCATATTACTctcacaagacagagagagacagacttaaTTCCACTATACTACCAACATGATGACATAGAACTCCATGTACCTTTGTGCTTTTCTAtttcagccagacagacagacagcatccAGAGACTGGGAGAGGTGTGGCATCTGTAGCCAAGGAGCCTGGCTGGTAGGGTGAAGAGCTGATGTAAGGAGTGGCCAGGAATTCTCATCGCTaccttcttcacttcctctgGTGTGGGGATATCTGGCTGACCTGACAAATTTAAAGGAAAATGGGACAAAGTGCTGGCTCTACATTTGAGTTTTCTactctgtttccctctctgtcttcctTCTGTATTATCTTGATAAAGAAAAGGATGCAAAGGGCAATGGACTGCCCAGTAACTTTAAAAAGATAACATTTTGGTCATTGTTAAAGTAACATCTTTTGTGCACAATAATAGACAATTTTGAATGTAGGCTagcataaaagaaaaaaaagaaaatatggaGTTACGGGGTACTCCGTGAGTATTAAGGACTAGTACATTCTGTGCAAAAATGCTTACAACAGTTCTCACTCTTGCTTTCATCCTTGGGTACGGGTCTGGGTGCTCTGTGGAATTTGCTCTTGGACAGTAATGTCAATACACTCTGCCACACCAGGTAGTTGGAATGGGAGGTGGCAGAGAGTGAGACGTCAACCTCCACCCCAGCGTCAACAGGACGGTACTCCAGGACTTGGCCGTACAGAATGAATGGGCCCTTCTTCAGCTCATCAATTGGCTGCAATGTTCTCAAGCTCTGACGCACACGAACTAGACCTGGACGATCAAGGGACAATCACTTTCACTGTCATTATTGCTCCTACCACCTCTACGACTGTACTAGGATAAGGAGGCAAATATTTATGAATTTTTTAACAAGTGTTTTCCTTTTCAATCCTTATTTTTCTGGGCTGGTCAGTGAGGACAGAAATAAGGACAGCATCACAGGAGATTGGGGTTAATTTGAGCTAAATATCTTCCACATCATGTTACTTTGTTATTTTTCTTTTACATGTACTGCTTTTTCCATTATGTTTTGTTAAAGGTGATCTATGTGCATAATCAGCAAAGTCAGATTTTTTGTGTACACTTACCTGGCAGTTTCTAATTATAACAGTTTCTACTTCAGAGACAAAATGGGAATAAGggaaagaagtacacatccaaattaAGCATTTTAAGGGAATCTACTGGATGAGAATGTGATTCTGTGATTTTGAGTGGAGGTCTGACCTGCAGGATTCAACCTGAAATTGCTTGCAGTTAG
Proteins encoded:
- the si:ch211-12e13.1 gene encoding uncharacterized protein si:ch211-12e13.1 isoform X1 is translated as MGNAQSCIIISVSACSVFLLYAHIYRSHKTLQTNAVNYDGRLPSFGYLYFKYVINALCRKQGHLYPSNAKGKFDVAYNVLNCRLETSLLRMFCNSAGYGWDYPDSEYRDIPLCFPEILCLRLMLIILTASNFRLNPAGLVRVRQSLRTLQPIDELKKGPFILYGQVLEYRPVDAGVEVDVSLSATSHSNYLVWQSVLTLLSKSKFHRAPRPVPKDESKSENCCQPDIPTPEEVKKVAMRIPGHSLHQLFTLPARLLGYRCHTSPSLWMLSVCLAEIEKHKGVEAIRAPISVTARFKETDSVSGKVMIKIWETAFEDGQSSGQGLSFQMEQQRTRVAHVEGLICRT
- the si:ch211-12e13.1 gene encoding uncharacterized protein si:ch211-12e13.1 isoform X3, which encodes MFCNSAGYGWDYPDSEYRDIPLCFPEILCLRLMLIILTASNFRLNPAGLVRVRQSLRTLQPIDELKKGPFILYGQVLEYRPVDAGVEVDVSLSATSHSNYLVWQSVLTLLSKSKFHRAPRPVPKDESKSENCCQPDIPTPEEVKKVAMRIPGHSLHQLFTLPARLLGYRCHTSPSLWMLSVCLAEIEKHKGVEAIRAPISVTARFKETDSVSGKVMIKIWETAFEDGQSSGQGLSFQMEQQRTRVAHVEGLICRT
- the si:ch211-12e13.1 gene encoding uncharacterized protein si:ch211-12e13.1 isoform X2, coding for MGNAQSCIIISVSACSVFLLYAHIYRSHKTLQTNAVNYDGRLPSFGYLYFKYVINALCRKQGHLYPSNAKGKFDVAYNVLNCRLETSLLRMFCNSAGYGWDYPDSEYRDIPLCFPEILCLRLMLIILTASNFRLNPAGLVRVRQSLRTLQPIDELKKGPFILYGQVLEYRPVDAGVEVDVSLSATSHSNYLVWQSVLTLLSKSKFHRAPRPVPKDESKSQPDIPTPEEVKKVAMRIPGHSLHQLFTLPARLLGYRCHTSPSLWMLSVCLAEIEKHKGVEAIRAPISVTARFKETDSVSGKVMIKIWETAFEDGQSSGQGLSFQMEQQRTRVAHVEGLICRT